A region of Rhizobium grahamii DNA encodes the following proteins:
- a CDS encoding LacI family DNA-binding transcriptional regulator, with amino-acid sequence MNEIKTKKLRQADIATMAGVSVSTVSRVLANEPGISESVRQHILKVAAENGYSSRTTGGAQRGTLALIASDGVTGGLSVFYEGIVEGLRAGALDAGMPFEVRLIRENRATADVVHDYMQTAGADGLFLVGIDPSAELRAWIEDAAIPTVLVNGTDPQLKIDGTAPSNFFGAYEATTRLLNAGHRRILHLTGSHRNTIRERIRGFKAAIWEVDGAEGRLVAMSFQGSATQEAHELTTEVLAEKAGFTAAFCMNDFIAVGVLEAVTEAGLRVPEDFAILGFDDLPCALMTNPPLSTMRVDRVALGREAANLMVARFRDRTAPARQICHAVVPIAGGTV; translated from the coding sequence ATGAACGAGATCAAAACCAAGAAACTGAGACAGGCCGATATCGCGACGATGGCAGGCGTATCCGTCTCCACGGTGTCGCGCGTGCTCGCCAACGAGCCGGGCATCAGCGAAAGCGTGCGCCAGCACATTCTCAAGGTGGCGGCCGAGAATGGTTATTCATCCCGCACGACCGGTGGCGCGCAACGCGGCACCCTCGCGCTAATTGCAAGCGACGGCGTGACGGGCGGGCTTAGTGTCTTCTACGAAGGGATCGTTGAAGGCCTGCGCGCCGGCGCGCTCGATGCCGGCATGCCCTTTGAGGTACGGCTGATCCGCGAGAACCGGGCAACCGCCGATGTGGTACATGATTACATGCAGACAGCAGGTGCGGATGGACTGTTCCTCGTCGGGATCGATCCGAGCGCCGAGCTTCGTGCGTGGATCGAGGATGCGGCAATCCCGACGGTACTGGTCAATGGCACCGATCCGCAGCTGAAGATCGACGGCACGGCGCCCTCGAACTTCTTCGGTGCCTACGAAGCGACGACCCGGCTACTGAATGCCGGCCATCGGCGGATCCTTCATCTGACGGGATCTCATCGAAACACGATTCGCGAGCGCATCCGGGGTTTCAAGGCGGCGATTTGGGAGGTGGACGGCGCCGAAGGGCGCTTGGTAGCGATGAGCTTTCAGGGCAGCGCGACCCAGGAAGCGCATGAGCTGACGACTGAGGTGCTCGCCGAGAAAGCCGGATTCACTGCCGCCTTCTGCATGAACGATTTCATTGCTGTCGGCGTTCTCGAAGCAGTGACTGAAGCCGGACTGCGGGTACCTGAGGATTTCGCCATCCTCGGCTTCGACGACCTTCCCTGTGCGCTGATGACCAACCCGCCGTTGTCGACCATGCGTGTCGATCGCGTGGCGTTGGGCCGGGAGGCGGCCAATCTCATGGTTGCGCGCTTCAGGGATCGGACCGCCCCTGCCCGCCAGATCTGCCATGCCGTCGTCCCGATTGCCGGCGGCACCGTTTAG
- a CDS encoding ABC transporter substrate-binding protein, with product MQVNRRSFLMGSAGIATGLAFGAGSAIPAFAEDAKLRAMWWGSNDRAKRTLDVAKLYESKNAGVSIVGESLSGDGYWTKLSTQMAGRAIADVFQLEPGTISDYSKRGACLALDEFVPSTLKVDSFGKDMLKLTTVDNKLFGIGLGLNSFALFFDQTAFEKAGIPVPTADLTWEEYAKLAVELTKAGGKDNYWGGPYGARYTYVFDAWLRQRGKSLYSDGKLGFSVDDATAWYTFWEDLRKKGGTVAADVQTLDQNTIDTNALALGKAAMGMAYSNQLVGYQLISKNKLAITLLPREKKGGPSGHYYRPALIWSVGGSTKNGEAAAKFIDFFVNDVEAGKILGVERGVPMSPAVREAILPQLNPTEQDTVKYINLLKDQVGEYPAPAPLGSTQFDQRVFRPIADELAFERTTPAEAAARLLEEGKETIKG from the coding sequence ATGCAGGTCAATCGCCGTTCATTTCTCATGGGCTCGGCCGGTATCGCTACTGGGCTGGCTTTCGGCGCCGGGAGCGCAATTCCGGCCTTTGCTGAGGACGCTAAACTCCGCGCCATGTGGTGGGGCTCGAACGATCGCGCCAAGCGCACCCTTGATGTCGCCAAGCTCTATGAAAGCAAGAATGCCGGCGTTTCGATCGTCGGCGAGTCGCTGAGCGGTGATGGCTACTGGACCAAGCTCTCCACTCAGATGGCCGGTCGCGCTATCGCGGATGTGTTCCAGCTCGAGCCCGGCACGATATCGGACTATTCCAAGCGCGGCGCCTGCCTCGCGCTGGACGAATTCGTACCCTCGACATTGAAGGTCGATTCCTTTGGCAAGGACATGCTGAAGCTGACGACGGTCGACAACAAGCTCTTCGGCATCGGTCTCGGCCTTAACTCCTTCGCGCTGTTCTTCGACCAGACCGCCTTCGAGAAAGCCGGCATCCCGGTTCCGACGGCAGATCTCACCTGGGAGGAATACGCCAAGCTCGCGGTCGAATTGACGAAGGCCGGCGGCAAGGACAATTACTGGGGCGGTCCCTACGGTGCCCGCTACACCTACGTCTTCGATGCCTGGCTGCGGCAACGCGGCAAGAGCCTCTACAGCGACGGCAAGCTCGGCTTCAGCGTCGATGACGCGACGGCCTGGTACACCTTCTGGGAAGACCTGCGCAAGAAGGGCGGCACGGTCGCAGCCGACGTCCAGACACTCGACCAGAACACCATCGACACCAACGCGCTGGCGCTCGGAAAAGCGGCAATGGGCATGGCCTATTCCAACCAGCTCGTCGGTTACCAGCTGATCTCCAAGAACAAGCTCGCGATCACGCTGCTGCCGCGCGAAAAGAAGGGCGGTCCATCCGGCCACTACTACCGCCCGGCATTGATCTGGAGCGTCGGTGGTAGCACCAAGAACGGCGAGGCCGCGGCGAAGTTCATCGACTTCTTCGTCAACGACGTCGAAGCCGGCAAGATCCTCGGCGTAGAGCGCGGCGTGCCGATGTCGCCTGCCGTGCGCGAAGCGATCCTCCCGCAGCTCAATCCGACCGAGCAGGACACCGTGAAGTACATCAACCTGCTCAAGGATCAGGTCGGCGAGTATCCGGCCCCGGCCCCGCTCGGCTCGACGCAGTTCGATCAGCGCGTCTTCCGTCCGATTGCCGATGAGCTCGCTTTCGAGCGGACGACGCCCGCGGAGGCTGCGGCTCGTTTGCTGGAAGAGGGCAAGGAAACCATCAAGGGCTAA
- a CDS encoding sugar phosphate isomerase/epimerase family protein: protein MHVEGLSINLATIREQCGFARAVDICLTHGITAIAPWRDQIAAIGLKEAERIVKANGLKLTGLCRGGFFPAADAAGRQQAIDDNKRAVDEAATLGADCLVLVVGGLPGASRDIDTARQMVADGIAATLPHARAAGVPLAIEPLHPMYAGDRSCVNTLGQALDICEQLGDGVGVAIDVYHVWWDPDLANQVARAGRMNRILAHHICDWLVPTRDMLTDRGMMGDGVIDLKGIRRMIESAGFLGAQEVEIFSAENWWKRPPEEVIATCVERYQSCCQA, encoded by the coding sequence ATGCATGTCGAGGGTCTCTCCATCAATCTCGCGACGATCCGGGAACAGTGCGGCTTTGCGCGCGCGGTCGACATCTGCCTGACACACGGGATCACCGCGATCGCTCCCTGGCGAGACCAGATAGCCGCAATCGGCTTGAAGGAGGCAGAACGTATCGTCAAGGCCAATGGCCTGAAGCTCACTGGTCTCTGCCGTGGCGGTTTTTTCCCGGCCGCCGACGCCGCGGGCCGCCAGCAGGCGATCGACGATAACAAGCGCGCGGTCGACGAAGCCGCAACGCTCGGGGCCGACTGCCTGGTGCTCGTCGTCGGCGGATTGCCGGGGGCCTCCAGGGATATCGACACCGCGCGGCAGATGGTGGCTGACGGCATCGCCGCAACGCTGCCGCATGCGCGCGCTGCCGGTGTCCCGCTTGCCATCGAGCCCTTGCATCCGATGTATGCCGGCGATCGCTCCTGCGTGAACACGCTCGGCCAGGCGCTCGACATATGCGAACAGCTAGGCGATGGCGTTGGCGTGGCGATCGACGTCTATCATGTCTGGTGGGATCCCGATCTTGCCAATCAGGTTGCGCGCGCCGGCCGCATGAACCGGATTCTTGCGCACCATATCTGCGACTGGCTCGTCCCGACCAGGGACATGCTGACGGACCGCGGCATGATGGGCGATGGCGTGATCGATCTCAAAGGCATACGAAGGATGATCGAAAGCGCAGGCTTTCTCGGCGCGCAGGAAGTCGAGATTTTTTCCGCCGAGAACTGGTGGAAGCGGCCACCGGAGGAAGTGATCGCAACCTGCGTCGAGCGCTACCAAAGTTGTTGCCAGGCCTAG
- a CDS encoding Gfo/Idh/MocA family protein: MARLGIILHGVTGRMGYNQHLVRSILAIRDQGGLTLKSGEKLEIDPIIVGRNPAKMEELARKHGIKRWSSDIDGALANPDDQIFFDAGTTLMRAELLSRALDAGKHVYCEKPISDDLQVAIDLAKKARASGLKHGVVQDKLFLPGLRKLALLKDSGFFGKILSVRGEFGYWVFEGDWGVPAQRPSWNYRKADGGGIILDMLCHWRYVLDNLFGEVKAVSCLGATHIGTRVDEAGKPYHCDTDDAAYATFELEGGAIAHINSSWAVRVRRDDLVTFQVDGTHGSAVAGLTKCWTQHRVNTPKPVWNPDQPQTIDFYKTWDEVPDTQAFDNGFKAQWEMFLRHVAEDSPWPYGLEAGAKGVQLAELGLKSWAERRWLDVPKLEF; encoded by the coding sequence GTGGCTCGTCTAGGGATCATTTTGCACGGCGTTACCGGCCGTATGGGTTACAACCAGCACCTCGTCCGCTCGATTTTGGCAATCCGCGATCAGGGTGGCCTGACGCTGAAATCCGGAGAAAAGCTGGAGATCGACCCGATCATCGTCGGCCGGAACCCGGCCAAGATGGAAGAGCTTGCCAGGAAGCACGGTATCAAGCGCTGGTCGTCGGACATCGATGGCGCGCTTGCCAATCCTGATGATCAGATATTCTTCGACGCCGGCACGACCCTCATGCGTGCCGAACTGCTCTCGCGTGCCTTGGATGCCGGCAAGCACGTCTATTGCGAAAAGCCGATCTCGGACGATTTGCAGGTGGCGATCGATCTCGCGAAGAAGGCGCGGGCATCGGGCCTCAAGCATGGCGTCGTGCAGGACAAGCTGTTCCTTCCCGGCCTTCGCAAGTTGGCGCTGCTGAAGGATTCCGGCTTCTTCGGAAAGATCCTCTCGGTGCGTGGAGAGTTCGGCTACTGGGTGTTCGAAGGCGATTGGGGCGTGCCCGCCCAGCGTCCGTCCTGGAACTACCGCAAGGCCGATGGCGGCGGCATCATTCTCGATATGCTCTGCCACTGGCGCTATGTGCTCGACAATCTCTTTGGCGAAGTCAAAGCCGTGTCGTGCCTCGGCGCAACCCATATCGGCACCCGCGTTGATGAGGCCGGCAAACCGTATCACTGCGACACCGACGATGCCGCCTATGCGACGTTCGAGCTGGAAGGCGGTGCCATCGCGCACATCAATTCATCCTGGGCTGTGCGCGTCCGTCGCGACGACCTTGTGACGTTCCAGGTGGACGGCACGCATGGTTCGGCGGTAGCTGGCTTGACCAAATGCTGGACGCAGCATCGCGTCAACACGCCGAAGCCCGTGTGGAACCCGGACCAGCCGCAGACGATCGATTTCTACAAGACCTGGGACGAAGTGCCGGACACGCAAGCGTTCGACAATGGCTTCAAGGCGCAATGGGAAATGTTCCTGCGGCACGTCGCTGAGGATAGCCCGTGGCCATATGGACTGGAGGCGGGAGCCAAGGGTGTCCAGCTGGCGGAGCTGGGCCTGAAATCCTGGGCCGAGCGCCGGTGGCTCGACGTGCCGAAGCTGGAGTTCTGA
- a CDS encoding dihydrodipicolinate synthase family protein: MAVINLPLDGKIVPYTLTGSPIELRKRRAEEFPRIAFAAAHVVADPLADNDPWLAPAIDWDRTLAFRHRLWDLGLGVAEAMDTAQRGMGLGWPEARELIRRALSESASRGDALIACGAGTDHLVPGPDVTIDTIIRAYEEQIETIEAAGGSIILMASRALAATARSPDDYARVYDRILRQVKQPVIIHWLGEMFDPALEGYWGDVDHLKAMSVCLQVIGANASKVDGIKISLLSKEKEIAMRRQLPKGVRMYTGDDFNYAELIAGDELGHSDALLGIFDAIAPAASAALEALGRDRNGEFFELLEPTVPLSRHIFKAPTRFYKTGVVFLAYLNGLQDHFTMVGGQQSARSLSHLAELFRLADRARVLADPDQAVRRMRDVLAVHGVAG; encoded by the coding sequence GTGGCCGTCATCAATCTCCCGCTGGACGGCAAGATCGTCCCTTATACGCTGACCGGCTCGCCGATCGAACTCAGGAAGCGTAGAGCCGAAGAGTTTCCGCGTATCGCCTTTGCGGCGGCTCACGTCGTTGCCGATCCTCTCGCGGACAACGATCCGTGGCTTGCTCCGGCGATCGATTGGGATCGCACGCTGGCATTTCGCCATCGGCTTTGGGACCTCGGGCTTGGGGTTGCCGAAGCGATGGACACGGCGCAGCGCGGAATGGGCCTTGGCTGGCCCGAGGCCCGCGAATTGATCCGGCGGGCGCTTTCCGAAAGCGCAAGCCGCGGTGATGCGCTTATTGCCTGCGGTGCCGGCACCGATCACCTTGTGCCCGGTCCGGATGTGACCATCGATACGATCATACGGGCCTACGAAGAACAGATCGAGACGATCGAGGCAGCCGGCGGAAGCATCATCCTGATGGCCAGCCGCGCGCTTGCTGCTACGGCCCGAAGCCCGGACGATTACGCCAGGGTTTACGATCGCATCCTGCGTCAGGTGAAGCAGCCGGTCATCATCCACTGGCTGGGCGAAATGTTCGACCCGGCGCTCGAAGGCTATTGGGGCGATGTGGACCATCTGAAGGCGATGTCCGTCTGCCTGCAGGTGATCGGCGCCAATGCATCCAAGGTCGACGGCATCAAGATTTCCCTCCTTTCCAAGGAAAAGGAAATCGCCATGCGCCGGCAATTGCCGAAGGGCGTGCGCATGTATACGGGCGACGACTTCAACTATGCCGAATTGATAGCCGGCGATGAACTTGGTCATTCGGATGCACTGCTCGGTATATTCGATGCTATCGCGCCCGCTGCCTCGGCAGCGCTCGAGGCACTCGGGCGTGACCGCAACGGCGAGTTCTTCGAGCTTCTGGAGCCGACCGTTCCGTTGTCGCGACACATCTTCAAAGCACCGACGCGCTTCTACAAGACCGGCGTCGTGTTCCTCGCCTACCTGAATGGACTTCAGGATCACTTCACCATGGTCGGCGGCCAGCAATCTGCGCGTTCTCTCTCGCATCTGGCGGAACTGTTCCGGCTCGCCGACAGGGCGCGCGTGCTTGCTGATCCGGATCAGGCTGTTCGCCGCATGCGCGACGTGCTCGCGGTTCACGGCGTTGCCGGTTAA
- a CDS encoding hydroxyacid dehydrogenase — protein MTRPSIALAMQPSRTEHVLNAEALDRLAGIGDVLDPQPLQNFSDDRALRILAKTDILITGWGAPPVGPAVLAAAPQLRLIAHAAGTVKGIIGEPIFEAGIVVTHAAEANSVPVAEFTLAAIIFAGKQVFRFRDHYVSDRDRDRTHAMQRLAIGNYRRTVGIVGASRIGRRVIELLRPFQYQVLLFDPTVDTVEAHSLGTEKVDLAMLMKRSDIVSLHAPSLPSTHHMIGAAELSLMKVGATLINTARGALIDEAALLETLATGRIDAIIDVTDPEIPEKGSAFYDLPNVFLTPHIAGAVGLERGRLGDMAIDEIERFTKGEPLLYQIQRRDLALIA, from the coding sequence ATGACGCGCCCCTCCATTGCGCTTGCGATGCAGCCGTCCCGGACCGAACACGTCCTGAATGCCGAGGCATTGGACCGGCTCGCTGGCATCGGCGATGTTCTCGATCCTCAACCGCTGCAGAATTTCAGCGACGATCGCGCGCTGCGCATTCTCGCCAAGACCGATATTCTTATTACCGGCTGGGGCGCTCCGCCTGTCGGGCCTGCGGTGCTTGCGGCGGCCCCACAGCTGCGGCTGATCGCCCATGCGGCTGGCACCGTGAAGGGCATCATCGGTGAACCGATCTTCGAGGCCGGGATTGTCGTGACGCATGCCGCCGAGGCCAATTCGGTGCCGGTAGCGGAATTCACGCTTGCGGCGATCATCTTCGCCGGCAAGCAGGTGTTTCGCTTCCGCGACCACTACGTCTCCGATCGAGATCGCGACCGGACGCATGCGATGCAACGGCTCGCGATCGGCAATTATCGCCGGACGGTCGGCATCGTCGGCGCCTCACGCATCGGTCGACGGGTCATCGAGCTGCTGCGGCCGTTCCAATATCAAGTGCTCCTCTTCGATCCGACCGTCGATACCGTTGAGGCACACAGCCTCGGAACCGAGAAGGTCGATCTGGCGATGCTGATGAAACGATCGGACATCGTCTCCCTGCACGCCCCCTCGCTTCCGTCGACGCATCATATGATTGGCGCTGCCGAGCTGTCGCTGATGAAGGTCGGCGCCACGCTGATCAACACGGCTCGCGGCGCGCTGATCGATGAAGCGGCGCTGCTTGAGACGCTTGCGACCGGAAGGATCGACGCGATCATCGACGTCACGGATCCTGAAATACCCGAGAAGGGGTCGGCCTTCTACGATCTGCCGAATGTCTTCCTGACGCCGCACATCGCCGGCGCCGTGGGGCTGGAGCGCGGAAGGCTTGGGGATATGGCAATCGACGAAATAGAGCGGTTCACCAAGGGCGAACCGCTCCTCTATCAGATCCAGCGCCGCGACCTGGCGCTGATTGCTTAG
- a CDS encoding Gfo/Idh/MocA family protein, giving the protein MEKRRFALIGTGNRGTTMWGKELLAGWREHVDLVAIVDTNSLRAERARTMIGSNAPIYENIDAMLAEQQVDLVIVCTPDYTHDDIVVRALEAGIDVITEKPMTTAVDKIRRILDAEKRTGKRVDVSFNYRYAPTAAKIKELLNAGEIGRVTSVDFHWYLDTKHGADYFRRWHAYAENSGSLFVHKATHHFDLLNWYLDSDPDAVSSFADLQNYGRKGPFRGPRCKLCPHSGECDYYLDLEADPFLDSLYEDPSKIDGYFRDGCVYREDIDIPDTMVVSLRYKNNVHVSYSLNTFQPIEGHHIAFNGTHGRIELRQYEKQPWETPDEDTILLVRNFPKDKPALQRIVVPHSAGGHYGGDNRMRNMIFKQGMEDTLGQRAGTRAGAMSVLCGIAALTSSRTGKVVKISDLMPEIVAGGAPANLKAG; this is encoded by the coding sequence ATGGAGAAACGTCGCTTCGCCCTGATCGGAACGGGAAACCGCGGCACCACCATGTGGGGCAAGGAACTGCTAGCCGGCTGGCGCGAGCACGTGGATCTGGTCGCGATCGTCGACACCAATTCGCTGCGTGCCGAACGGGCCCGCACGATGATCGGCAGTAACGCGCCGATTTATGAGAATATCGACGCCATGCTCGCCGAGCAGCAGGTCGACCTCGTCATCGTCTGTACGCCTGATTATACGCATGACGACATCGTCGTTCGCGCACTGGAAGCCGGCATCGACGTCATCACCGAAAAGCCGATGACGACGGCGGTCGACAAGATCCGCCGTATCCTCGATGCGGAGAAGCGAACCGGCAAGCGTGTCGACGTTTCGTTCAACTACCGCTACGCGCCGACGGCCGCCAAGATCAAGGAACTGCTGAACGCCGGCGAGATCGGCCGCGTCACCTCGGTAGACTTCCACTGGTATCTCGATACCAAACACGGCGCCGACTATTTCCGCCGCTGGCATGCCTATGCGGAAAATTCCGGCAGCCTTTTCGTGCACAAGGCAACCCACCACTTCGATCTCTTGAACTGGTATCTCGATAGCGATCCGGATGCCGTCAGCTCCTTTGCCGATCTGCAGAACTACGGCCGCAAGGGGCCGTTCCGCGGCCCACGCTGCAAGCTCTGTCCGCACTCCGGCGAGTGCGACTACTACCTCGATCTCGAAGCCGATCCATTCCTTGATTCACTCTACGAGGATCCGTCGAAGATCGACGGCTACTTCCGCGACGGCTGCGTCTATCGCGAGGATATCGATATCCCCGACACGATGGTCGTCAGCCTCCGCTACAAGAACAATGTCCACGTTTCCTATTCGCTGAACACCTTTCAGCCGATCGAGGGCCACCACATCGCCTTCAACGGCACGCATGGGCGGATCGAACTCAGGCAGTACGAGAAGCAGCCGTGGGAGACGCCCGACGAAGACACCATCCTGCTCGTCCGCAATTTCCCGAAAGACAAGCCTGCCCTCCAACGCATCGTCGTGCCGCATTCGGCGGGCGGCCATTACGGCGGCGACAACCGCATGCGCAACATGATCTTCAAGCAAGGCATGGAAGACACGCTCGGCCAGCGTGCCGGTACGCGCGCCGGCGCCATGTCGGTGCTCTGCGGTATTGCGGCGCTGACCAGCTCGCGCACGGGCAAGGTCGTGAAGATCTCCGACCTGATGCCGGAGATCGTGGCTGGCGGTGCACCGGCGAATTTGAAGGCCGGCTAA
- a CDS encoding DUF2264 domain-containing protein, whose product MTYDPASANPLANNPLKTREDMSRALRDLFDPLLPYFSTGNARVRLDGAAAHFDRAAADLEGFARPLWGLAPLGAGGGDFKEWHRFAEGIANGTDPKHPEYWGTVNGRDQRMVELAALGFALALVPEKVWEPLGGRARDNVVAYLRHARQFDYADNNWKFFRIFVDIALDRVGASFDRSLTKQYLEELEGFYIGDGWYRDGNVRRIDHYIPFAMHFYGLIYSKLVDDDYAKRYRERALLFADDFKQWFGSDGATVPFGRSLTYRFACAGFWSALAFADLEALPWGEVKSLCLQHLRWWKEKPMTNRDGILSIGFGYPNLLMSENYNSAGSPYWAFKAFLPLALAEDHPFWTAGETPPVETASVLPQRHPGMVLMRDRGDVVALSSGQENLQMRFGTEKYAKFAYSSRYGFSVESDERGFAGAAFDSALAFSDDGLHYRVRETNKEAKLAGEVLYSRWSPFQDVDVETWLVPAAPWHIRVHRINTPRPLQTAEGGFAIARRDFELDTLVADGPSAYVIGEADFSGIVDIGSQVPRVGLMQKAPPNTNMIVAKTLVPQLRGEIPAGQTILMTAVLAANDTATATGAWTRPPRAPDLQELEALVANSGIRVSAIEAPGQMP is encoded by the coding sequence ATGACCTATGATCCTGCCAGTGCAAATCCGCTTGCCAACAATCCGCTGAAGACGCGCGAGGACATGTCGCGGGCGCTTCGAGATCTCTTCGATCCGCTGCTCCCCTATTTTTCGACAGGCAATGCCCGCGTCCGGCTCGACGGCGCGGCTGCGCATTTCGACCGCGCGGCAGCGGATCTCGAAGGCTTTGCACGGCCGCTCTGGGGATTGGCGCCGCTTGGCGCCGGAGGAGGCGACTTTAAGGAATGGCATCGGTTTGCAGAGGGCATCGCCAACGGCACCGATCCGAAACACCCGGAATATTGGGGCACGGTCAACGGCCGTGACCAGCGGATGGTGGAGCTTGCCGCGCTCGGTTTTGCTCTGGCGCTGGTGCCGGAGAAGGTGTGGGAGCCGCTTGGTGGACGGGCCCGAGATAACGTCGTCGCCTATCTCAGGCATGCCCGGCAGTTCGACTATGCCGACAACAACTGGAAATTCTTCCGCATCTTCGTCGACATCGCGCTCGATCGCGTCGGCGCCAGTTTCGACCGCAGCCTGACCAAGCAGTATCTCGAGGAGCTCGAGGGCTTCTACATCGGTGACGGCTGGTATCGCGACGGCAATGTGCGCCGGATCGACCACTACATTCCCTTCGCCATGCATTTCTACGGGCTGATCTATTCCAAGCTCGTCGATGACGACTACGCGAAGCGTTACCGCGAACGCGCGCTCCTTTTCGCTGATGACTTCAAGCAGTGGTTCGGCTCGGATGGCGCGACCGTTCCCTTCGGCCGCAGCCTGACTTACCGCTTTGCCTGTGCCGGTTTCTGGTCGGCCCTTGCCTTCGCCGACCTCGAGGCTTTGCCCTGGGGCGAGGTCAAGAGCCTCTGCCTGCAGCACCTGCGCTGGTGGAAGGAAAAGCCGATGACCAACCGCGACGGCATTCTGTCGATCGGCTTCGGCTATCCCAACCTGCTGATGTCTGAAAATTACAATTCGGCCGGTTCGCCCTATTGGGCCTTCAAGGCGTTTCTGCCGCTGGCGCTGGCCGAGGACCATCCTTTCTGGACGGCAGGGGAAACGCCGCCGGTCGAAACGGCGAGCGTCCTGCCGCAGCGTCATCCCGGTATGGTGCTGATGCGTGATCGCGGCGATGTCGTCGCCCTTTCCTCCGGCCAGGAAAACCTGCAGATGCGGTTCGGTACGGAGAAATACGCGAAGTTCGCCTATTCCAGCCGCTACGGCTTCAGCGTCGAATCCGACGAGCGCGGCTTCGCCGGCGCAGCCTTCGATTCCGCTCTCGCCTTCAGCGATGACGGCCTGCATTACCGGGTTCGCGAGACCAACAAGGAGGCCAAGCTTGCAGGCGAGGTTCTCTATTCCAGGTGGTCGCCATTTCAGGATGTGGACGTCGAGACCTGGCTGGTACCGGCAGCGCCATGGCACATCCGCGTCCACCGCATCAACACACCCCGGCCGCTGCAGACGGCAGAGGGGGGCTTTGCGATCGCACGCCGGGATTTCGAGCTCGATACGCTGGTCGCTGACGGTCCGAGTGCCTACGTCATCGGCGAGGCCGACTTCAGCGGCATCGTCGATATCGGCTCGCAGGTTCCGCGCGTGGGCCTGATGCAAAAGGCACCGCCAAACACCAACATGATCGTCGCGAAAACTCTGGTGCCGCAGTTGCGCGGCGAAATTCCAGCGGGCCAGACGATCCTGATGACGGCGGTGCTTGCCGCCAACGACACGGCCACAGCAACCGGCGCCTGGACCAGGCCGCCTCGTGCCCCTGACCTTCAGGAACTCGAAGCACTGGTGGCGAACTCGGGCATCCGCGTCAGCGCCATCGAAGCGCCGGGACAAATGCCATGA